ATTGCCCAGAGAGCAACAGATTTACCGATTGGTAGGTTTCTTTATGCTCCTTTAAAATTACCCAGAAGTGATGCAGAGACTTTTCGTCTTGCCCTCGAAGCATCAGCAGAAGACGAAATTGCTGGGATGCGTAGGGGTGAGAAGCTATTAGAAGCAGTGATTGCCATGGCTCCACTGTTAGGATTATTGGGTACGGTGTTGGGTTTGATTACTTCCCTACGCTCCATTAAGCTCGGAGATTTGGGAACGGAAGCAGCAGCAGGGGTGACAACGGGGATTGGGGAGTCTCTAATTACCACAGCGACAGGGTTAATTGTGGCATTGGTTAGTTTAGCCTTTTATCGTCTGTTTCAGGGTTTTGTGGTGAACCAAGTTAAAATATTTCGCCAAGCAGGTAACAATATGGAGTTACTCTACCGTCAATCACCACCTAATCTCAGCAGCAATGTCGTGGGAGAAATTCAACCTCAGGTGATTTTGCAGGATAGGTACGAAGATTTTAGTTCTACACGTAAACGAGAACGCAATCAATCTCCAGACACCTCGGAACCACCGACTGAACCACCGACTGCACCCAAGAATAGTTAAAAGTTCAGAATCATTGCTGAAAACAATTGGTGAAGTGAAAGATGAAAATTAATCTCCATACTCCTGTGGAAGAAGCACAGGTGCAAATTATTCCTTTAATAGACGTTATTTTCTGTATTTTGACCTTCTTTCTGTTAGCTGCTTTGCAATTTACTCGACAACAAGCAATCAATATCGATTTACCGAAAGCTACTTCTGGAACTGCGACTGTCACGAGTAATCAAGGGAATCGGCAGATTTTACCTGTAACTATTGATGCTGTGGGACAAACTTACGTTGAGAAACAACCTGTTCAAAAGGAACAACTCACAGAGATTTTAAAGAAATATTTGCAAGAGAATCCCCAGGGAGTTCTAGTACTGAATGCTTCCCGTTCTGCTACCTATAATGATGTGGTGGAATTGTTAGATATACTGCGACAAGTGGGTGGCGATCGCGTCTCTTTAGGGATTATTCCTGGTTCGAGTCAATCGACAAATTCCAGTTTTCCCACAACAGTACCTGCTATTCCTAGTGGTACGACATTACCAAATGTTCCGAATAATATTAATCCCAATTTACAGTCAGTACCGGGGCAAGGTGTAAACTCAACTAACCCTGTCACTGCACCAGTAGTGCCTAGTAACAATAATTCTACCCCTCAAAGGTAATAGGTCATTGGGCGATGGGTAATGTTCTGATTACCCATCATTGGCTTTCAAAGCAAGACTAAAACCATTGATTTATTCCTGGGATGCAGGTGGGTTAGCTGTGGCATTTGCTTGTTGTTGACGTTGCTCACGTTTTTTGCGATCTGCTGCCAACATATCCGCCATTACTACCATTGCTTGGCTCATTTTATCTAAATTGGAACGATATAATTCTAAGTCCTTGTTTAATTTATCGTCAGATATATTTAAACCTGTAGCAATAGTTTTGAGTGCTTCATTGAGTTTCTTTTCATCCTTGACTAGTTCCCCATCTGCGAATTCTAGTAAGGTGAATAAACCGATAGCAAATAGCCGACTATATTTAAACTTAGGATTACCGGCGATCGCCTGCAATTGTGCCTGAAAATCGGCATCTCTATCTAAAGAATTTTTTTGG
The Calothrix sp. 336/3 DNA segment above includes these coding regions:
- a CDS encoding MotA/TolQ/ExbB proton channel family protein, which translates into the protein MDILDLIQKGGPAMYPLLALSVLSLSVIFERLWFWLRFLNQEREIVDRVLDAAREDWTIARDIAQRATDLPIGRFLYAPLKLPRSDAETFRLALEASAEDEIAGMRRGEKLLEAVIAMAPLLGLLGTVLGLITSLRSIKLGDLGTEAAAGVTTGIGESLITTATGLIVALVSLAFYRLFQGFVVNQVKIFRQAGNNMELLYRQSPPNLSSNVVGEIQPQVILQDRYEDFSSTRKRERNQSPDTSEPPTEPPTAPKNS
- a CDS encoding biopolymer transporter ExbD codes for the protein MKINLHTPVEEAQVQIIPLIDVIFCILTFFLLAALQFTRQQAINIDLPKATSGTATVTSNQGNRQILPVTIDAVGQTYVEKQPVQKEQLTEILKKYLQENPQGVLVLNASRSATYNDVVELLDILRQVGGDRVSLGIIPGSSQSTNSSFPTTVPAIPSGTTLPNVPNNINPNLQSVPGQGVNSTNPVTAPVVPSNNNSTPQR
- the psb29 gene encoding photosystem II biogenesis protein Psp29, coding for MNNVRTVSDTKRTFYTLHTRPINTIYRRVVEELMVEMHLLSVNVDFSYNPIYGLGVYTAFNRFMQGYEPETDKESIFNALLRATEDDPQRFQQDAHKLQEIAQSLSGNDLIAWLSQKNSLDRDADFQAQLQAIAGNPKFKYSRLFAIGLFTLLEFADGELVKDEKKLNEALKTIATGLNISDDKLNKDLELYRSNLDKMSQAMVVMADMLAADRKKREQRQQQANATANPPASQE